From Pyrenophora tritici-repentis strain M4 chromosome 1, whole genome shotgun sequence, the proteins below share one genomic window:
- a CDS encoding ERV1, Mitochondrial sulfhydryl oxidase protein → MAQSSTETSEKQETDRTGYTKLANGIVLGPDGKPCRTCNDVKSLFAMSGKLPTKRTQSQPTTTTAAAPTLPADCPPDVEELGRSSWTLLHSITGAYPVNPSPQLQSETKSFLTTFGKLYPCWVCAEDFQAWMQKNTPRVSSRSEFGEWMCEAHNAVNEKLGKQTFDCKRWEERWRTGWKDGRCDF, encoded by the exons ATGGCGCAGAGTTCCACCGAGACGAGCGAAAAGCAAGAGACGGATAGAACCGGGTACACGAAGCTGGCAAACGGTATTGTGCTGGGTCCCGATGGCAAGCC ATGTCGAACATGCAACGATGTGAAATCCCTCTTTGCAATGTCCGGCAAACTGCCCACGAAACGTACCCAGTCCCAACCCACCACTACCACCGCTGCCGCACCCACGCTTCCCGCCGACTGCCCTCCCGATGTCGAAGAGCTTGGCCGCTCTTCCTGGACACTTTTGCACTCCATAACTGGTGCCTACCCAGTAAACCCTTCACCTCAATTGCAATCTGAAACTAAGTCGTTCCTTACCACGTTTGGCAAACTCTATCCATGCTGGGTCTGCGCGGAGGATTTCCAGGCCTGGATGCAAAAGAACACGCCGAGGGTGAGCAGTAGAAGCGAGTTTGGCGAGTGGATGTGCGAGGCGCATAATGCTGTAAATGAGAAGTTGGGCAAGCAAACCTTTGATTGCAAGAGGTGGGAGGAACGCTGGAGAACAGGGTGGAAGGATGGGAGGTGTGACTTCTGA
- a CDS encoding C6 zinc finger domain containing protein, whose product MAAITPSPDVSPVSSATTNGGFPRDAFSLNLSTLPDANSFILKSALTSPHLLDSPNDLFSGGGRLSNSFKKRPRNMSQSSGTDREMSNENTPPASNGIAPTSNGNDGSNPEPRPATKKRPSTDTIDYPRRRATIACEICRSRKSRCDGTRPKCRLCTELNAECIYREPGIKLDAGDKLILEHLNRIEGLLQSGFTSNYSLSSHSPAASNSTSEDFLARSAGHIPHLGMVQPINGIGTWTNHPSNISTMPKTHNTAALNLLSSPMIRELVSRQYDAKILLQLEMTRESVSLGTTRGLDLSNTGVYVQAYFERVNVFYAVVNPYTWSDHYQTALSHGFRDGPESCIVLLVLALGHAASTGSITQQNPDKDPPGLAYFAAAWSLLPTVMTRNNMVAAQCQILAAAYLVYLVRPVEAWNVLSGASMKLQLLLSAPGRVSPAEEELGRRVYWNAVMIESDLLAELDLPHSGIAQFEEGFSLPTGFEDLGTEAVGRDELWYFLAEIALRRLLNRVSSMLYIRTTPYSKGPAATSIAQLDPLVVELDFQLNQWYAGLPPAMQFPLDRVPLQNPVQTVLRLRYFACRTIIFRPYVLLVLQDESLAMDSGVQDNCHKCLEACVRQLEYITAHHAGHIPYLFQGALSIISQTLLIMGATMTPSLSQLLPPPATMDDIINNVVLEMERYAHLAPSLRLSAEIIREAEGKRQMWLRTAGLKFEV is encoded by the exons ATGGCAGCTATCACTCCTTCTCCAGACGTTAGTCCCGTATCGTCAGCAACGACCAATGGAGGTTTCCCCAGGGATGCCTTCTCCCTCAATCTCTCCACTTTGCCCGACGCCAACAGCTTTATCCTCAAGTCTGCCCTGACCTCTCCCCATCTTCTCGACTCCCCAAATGATCTGTTTTCAGGAGGCGGCCGTTTGAGTAATTCCTTCAAGAAGCGGCCCCGCAATATGTCTCAATCATCCGGTACCGATCGGGAAATGTCAAATGAGAACACTCCACCCGCCTCAAACGGTATTGCGCCCACAAGCAATGGGAACGACGGCTCCAACCCAGAGCCCCGACCAGCTACAAAGAAGCGCCCCAGTACCGACACAATAGACTATCCACGACGGCGTGCGACTATAGCG TGCGAAATATGTCGGTCTCGAAAGTCTCGATGCGACGGCACACGACCAAAGTGCAGACTTTGCACAGAACTGAATGCCGAATGCATATACCGTGAGCCAGGTATCAAGCTTGACGCTGGCGACAAGCTGATCCTGGAACACCTGAACCGCATTGAAGGTCTTCTACAGTCTGGCTTCACCAGTAACTATTCATTGTCTTCGCATTCCCCAGCTGCAAGCAACTCAACGAGCGAAGATTTTCTCGCTCGCAGTGCCGGCCATATACCCCATCTCGGTATGGTTCAGCCGATCAACGGCATAGGAACATGGACCAACCACCCCTCAAATATCTCCACCATGCCAAAAACACACAACACGGCAGCCTTGAATCTGCTATCCTCACCCATGATCCGGGAACTGGTGTCTCGTCAATATGATGCCAAGATACTCCTTCAGCTAGAGATGACCCGTGAATCAGTAAGCCTCGGTACAACTCGCGGTCTAGACTTGTCCAACACTGGCGTGTACGTTCAAGCATACTTTGAGAGAGTAAATGTCTTCTACGCAGTCGTCAACCCATATACATGGAGTGATCACTACCAGACTGCACTCAGCCACGGATTTCGAGATGGGCCTGAAAGTTGCATTGTTCTCCTAGTACTTGCGCTTGGTCATGCTGCAAGCACCGGGAGTATAACACAACAGAACCCGGACAAGGATCCCCCCGGCTTGGCATACTTCGCCGCAGCTTGGAGTCTGCTACCAACCGTCATGACAAGGAATAACATGGTCGCCGCGCAGTGTCAGATTCTTGCTGCAGCATACCTGGTGTACCTTGTACGTCCTGTTGAAGCCTGGAATGTGTTGTCGGGTGCGAGTATGAAGCTACAACTTCTTCTGAGCGCACCTGGCCGAGTGTCGCCAGCTGAAGAAGAACTTGGCAGAAGAGTGTATTGGAATGCGGTCATGATCGAGAGCGATCTTCTAGCGGAGCTAGATCTTCCTCATTCAGGCATTGCGCAGTTTGAAGAGGGCTTTTCTTTGCCGACCGGCTTTGAAGATTTAGGGACCGAAGCAGTTGGTCGGGACGAGTTATGGTACTTCCTTGCCGAGATCGCCCTTCGAAGGTTGCTCAATCGGGTGAGTTCGATGCTCTACATCCGGACCACACCGTATTCGAAAGGCCCGGCTGCCACCTCCATTGCTCAACTAGACCCGCTCGTCGTGGAACTAGATTTCCAATTGAATCAGTGGTATGCCGGACTACCACCAGCCATGCAGTTCCCGCTTGATAGGGTACCGTTGCAGAACCCCGTGCAAACAGTTCTCAGACTACGCTACTTTGCATGCCGCACAATCATCTTTCGACCATACGTACTGCTCGTGCTGCAGGATGAAAGCCTGGCAATGGATTCCGGTGTGCAGGACAATTGCCACAAGTGTCTGGAAGCATGTGTTCGCCAACTAGAGTACATTACTGCGCACCACGCCGGACATATCCCCTATCTGTTCCAGGGTGCGCTCTC TATCATCTCCCAGACCCTGCTCATCATGGGTGCAACCATGACTCCTTCACTCTCCCAGCTACTTCCTCCACCAGCAACAATGGACGACATCATAAACAATGTGGTCCTTGAAATGGAGCGCTACGCACATCTCGCGCCTAGCCTTCGTCTCTCCGCTGAGATCATTCGTGAGGCCGAAGGAAAGCGACAAATGTGGTTACGGACAGCAGGCCTCAAATTCGAAGTATGA
- a CDS encoding SPS1, Serine-threonine protein kinase — translation MPPAGSGSSRKISFNVSEQYDIQDVVGEGAYGVVCSALHKPSGQKVAIKKITPFDHSMFCLRTLREMKLLRYFNHENIISILDIQKPRNYETFTEVYLIQELMETDMHRVIRTQELSDDHCQYFIYQTLRALKAMHSANVLHRDLKPSNLLLNANCDLKVCDFGLARSAASTEDNSGFMTEYVATRWYRAPEIMLTFKEYTKAIDVWSVGCILAEMLSGKPLFPGKDYHHQLTLILDVLGTPTMEDYYGIKSRRAREYIRSLPFKKKIPWKAMFPKTNDLALDLLERLLAFNPVKRITVEEALKHPYLEPYHDPDDEPTADPIPEEFFDFDKNKDNLTKEQLKLLIYQEIMR, via the exons ATGCCCCCCGCAGGGAGCGGTAGCTCCAGGAAGATCTCCTTCAATGTCTCCGAGCAGTACGATATCCAAGATGTCGTGGGAGAAGGCGCGTACGGTGTTGTCTG CTCCGCGCTTCACAAGCCGTCAGGCCAAAAGGTCGCCATCAAGAAGATCACCCCCTTTGATCACTCCATGTTCTGTCTGAGAACACTACGAGAGATGAAGCTACTGCGCTACTTCAACCACGAGAACATCATCTCCATTCTCGACATCCAGAAGCCGAGGAACTACGAGACCTTTACTGAGGTTTATCTGATTCAG GAACTCATGGAGACAGACATGCATCGCGTCATCCGCACACAGGAGCTCTCCGACGACCATTGCCAGTACTTCATCTACCAAACTCTACGCGCACTGAAGGCCATGCACTCGGCGAACGTGCTCCACCGAGATCTCAAGCCCTCCAACTTGCTCCTAAATGCCAACTGCGATCTCAAAGTCTGCGATTTCGGTCTGGCTCGATCGGCCGCTTCGACCGAAGACAACTCTGGCTTCATGACGGAATACGTTGCCACGCGTTGGTACCGTGCACCGGAGATCATGCTTACATTCAAGGAGTACACAAAGGCCATCGACGTCTGGAGTGTAGGATGTATTCTAGCTGAGATGCTCAGCGGGAAGCCTTTGTTCCCAGGAAAGGACT ACCACCACCAGCTCACTTTGATTCTCGATGTGCTCGGCACGCCGACCATGGAGGATTACTACGGAATCAAGTCCCGCCGAGCTCGCGAGTACATCCGATCTCTGCCCTTCAAGAAGAAGATCCCATGGAAGGCCATGTTCCCCAAGACCAACGATCTGGCGCTTGACCTGCTCGAGCGGTTACTTGCTTTCAACCCCGTGAAGCGAATCACGGTCGAGGAGGCGCTCAAGCACCCATACCTTGAGCCATACCATGACCCAGATGACGAGCCAACTGCCGACCCAATTCCAGAGGAGTTCTTCGACTTTGATAAAAACAAGGACAACCTGACAAAGGAGCAGCTGAAGC TACTCATCTACCAGGAGATTATGCGATAA